A portion of the Oncorhynchus masou masou isolate Uvic2021 chromosome 11, UVic_Omas_1.1, whole genome shotgun sequence genome contains these proteins:
- the LOC135548369 gene encoding eukaryotic peptide chain release factor subunit 1-like has protein sequence MADDPNAADRNVEIWKIKKLIKSLEAARGNGTSMISLIIPPKDQISRVAKMLADEFGTASNIKSRVNRLSVLGAITSVQQRLKLYHKVPPNGLVVYCGTIVTDEGKEKKVNIDFEPFKPINTSLYLCDNKFHTEALTALLSDDSKFGFIVIDGSGALFGTLQGNTREVLHKFTVDLPKKHGRGGQSALRFARLRMEKRHNYVRKVAETAATLFLCNDKVNVAGMVLAGSADFKTELSQSDMFDPRLQAKILKLVDISYGGENGFNQAIELSAEVLTNVKFIQEKKLIGRYFDEISQDTGKYCFGVEDTLKAMEMGAVEILIVYENLDTMRYILRCHGAEGLAMAEKGTDEKTLYLTPEQEKDKSHFTDKETGQDHELIESLPLLEWFANSYKKFGACLEIVTDKSQEGSQFVKGFGGIGGILRYRVDFQAIEYQGEDDELFDLDDY, from the exons GAATGGCACAAGTATGATATCCCTGATCATCCCACCTAAGGACCAGATCTCCAGAGTGGCCAAGATGTTGGCTGATGAGTTTGGCACTGCATCCAACATTAAAAGCAGAGTCAACAGGCTCTCTGTGCTTGGAGCCATCACCTCTGTACAGCAGAGACTcaaactctaccataaag TGCCTCCCAACGGCTTGGTTGTGTACTGTGGCACCATTGTGACTGATGAGGGCAAAGAGAAAAAAGTCAATATCGACTTTGAGCCTTTTAAACCCATCAACacttctctgtatctctgtgacAACAAGTTCCACACAGAG gctCTTACAGCATTGCTCTCAGATGACAGCAAGTTTGGTTTCATTGTGATTGATGGAAGTGGCGCCCTCTTCGGAACCCTACAGGGCAACACCAGGGAGGTGCTGCATAAGTTCACAGTGGACCTACCCAAGAAGCACG GCCGAGGAGGACAGTCTGCCTTGCGTTTTGCTCGTTTGAGGATGGAGAAGAGACATAACTATGTGCGGAAGGTGGCAGAGACGGCAGCCACGCTTTTTTTGTGCAACGACAAGGTCAACGTAGCAGGCATGGTCTTAGCTGGTTCAGCTGACTTCAAGACGGAGCTCAGCCAGTCAGACATGTTTGACCCG AGGCTTCAAGCTAAGATCCTGAAGCTGGTTGACATATCATATGGTGGGGAGAATGGCTTCAACCAGGCCATTGAACTGTCCGCAGAAGTGCTTACCAATGTCAAATTCATCCAGGAGAAGAAACTAATAG GTCGATACTTTGATGAGATCAGCCAGGATACGGGGAAGTACTGCTTTGGGGTGGAAGACACACTGAAAGCCATGGAAATGGGTGCTGTTGAGATCCTGATTGTTTATGAGAACCTGGATACCATGAGATACATCCTACGTTGCCATGGAGCAGAGGGACTTGCTATGGCGGAGAAGGGTACCG ATGAGAAGACGTTGTATTTGACGCCAGAGCAGGAGAAAGACAAGTCTCACTTCACAGACAAAGAG ACTGGTCAGGACCATGAGCTGATCGAGAGCTTGCCATTACTTGAATGGTTCGCCAATAGCTATAAGAAGTTTGGAGCCTGTCTGGAGATTGTCACTGACAAGAGCCAAGAAGGATCCCAGTTTGTAAAAGGCTTTGGTGGAATTGGGG GGATCTTGCGGTACAGGGTGGATTTCCAGGCCATAGAGTACCAAGGAGAAGACGATGAGTTATTTGATTTGGATGACTACTAG